agctggaaacggcagatttttttatggaatatctgcacaggcgtacagaggcccattatcagcaaccatcattcctgtgttcaaatggcacgttgtgttagcttatccaaatgtatcattttaaaaggctaattgatcattataaaacccttttgcaatgttagcacagctgaaaactgttgttctaattaaagaagcaataaaactagccttctttagactagttgagtatctggagcatcagcatttgtgggttcgattacagactcaaaccggccagaaacaaataactttcttctgaaactcgtcagtttattcttgttctgagaaatgaaggctattccatgcgagaaattgccaagaaactgaagatctcgtacaacactgtgtactactcccttcacagaacagcgcaaactgtctctaaccagaatgaaagaggagtgggaggccccggtgcacaactgagccagaggacaagtacattagagtgtctagtttgagaaacagaggcctcacaagtcctcaactggaagcttcattaaatagtatccgcaaaacaccagtctcaaagtcaacagtgaagaggcgactctgggatgctggccttctaggcagagttgcaaagaaaaagccatatctcagactgaccaataaaaataaaagattaagactggcaaaagaacacagacactggacagaggaactctgcctagaaggccagcatcccggagtcgcctcttcactgttgacgttgagactggtgttttgcgggtactacataatgaagtaaaacatgttttaaattttctttcaaaaacaaggacatttctaagtgactccaaagtTTTGAATGGTAGTAATGTGCCTCTGCTGTCTTGTGATACTTCCTCTACATTCAGCTCATGTGCCTTTAATGAGAAAACAACTGTAATGTTCCAAATACAGCTACCAAGAGGGACTGAAGAGAAGTAAAGAAATcaaagaggtggaggaagaggaggagaaagtaGAGGAAAAGCCAGAAAAGAAGGATGAAGGAAAAAGAAAACAAATCAGCAGGAAAGAAAAGTTCAGCAGGTGATTTTCACTTCATGTAGATCAATTGTAAATAAATGATTATGTAGTTATACTAGCCGCTGTATAATGACTGGGTGTATACCTTGAATTGTTCTGAATCCCCTCTCAATTTTGCATTTACAGTAAGGTTGAAGAGGTCCTAGTTGTCCTTGACCGGCTTTGCCCCAAGATTTTCCGCCGTAACCGACTTCTCTGGATTGTTTTGACATTGTTCCTGGTGACGTTTCTGGTCATCAATGTTTTCACATACTTTAGTGATCGCTATAACAGCCATGGGGACATGTCGGCAGAAAAAGCCATGGTCCAGGGCAAGAAGAAGATCTTTGAACTGAATGTAGGAGTACAGCCAAAGAATCCCAATCCAGAATAACAAAAAGCCTGTCTCATACTTCTCTCAGTCCATAGACAATTTCTTTCCATGATACATCACCATACAAGAGTTGAACTTGAATTTAGGGTGGGAGCGTTTATTGAGTTTTTTTTATTCGTTTCAGAGGATAAGCCTTCTAATGATCACAAACTTTATCAAGGCATATTTATGGTGTGTTAGGAAAGCTGCCCAAGTGTTTGTGATGGTGATATATGATTGTTGCTTAGGGGGCCAAGTATAATAGTGTGATGAAATATTTTCTTATGTACAGTGAGATCCAGGACTTTGGATTTTAAATTATAcgatgactatgaggttaaaatgCAGACTGTCCTCTTTAATATGAGGGCATTTTCATCCATGCcaggtgaactgtttagaaattacagcactttttgtacacagTCCCCCTATTTCAGGGAGCCAAAGgtttttggacaaattcacttatatgtgtattaaagaaTTCCAAAGTGTAGTATTTGGCGTGTGACTCTACTAACCTGTTGGATGCATTCACAGTTTGTttcggttgtgtttcagattattttgtgcccaatagaaattaatggtaaataatgtattgcgTCATATTGATGTTGtaaataataatgtaatattataatatataatattaatataataattattctactttaatgtggatgctaccatgattgtggataatcctgaatgacaCAATGAACAGAATGAACAGAGAGGATTAGCATTTTGGCGGGTATGATATTTATACCTCAGTAactttctctctcatcattattcacgattcattcataattatccgtaatcatggtagcatccacattaatttaaaagtgtttagaaacatgttctattcttatttacaataaaggtTACTCCAaaatacacaatacattatttaccattaatttctattaggcacaaaataatctgacaCACAAACTGAAAAcgcattcaacaagtttgtattcactagcttgatgtagtcattgcttgccatgaatatgggaccaaatacaccacttttgactactttaatacacatagaaGGGAATTTGACAAAATATTTTGggttccctaaaatggggggactatgtacaaaaagtgctgtaatttttaaacgattcacctgatatggatgaaaataccctcaaaccAAAGCTGACAGTTTGCACTTTATAGTccttgtatcatttcaaatccaaagtgctgaagTACAGagcccaaaaaatatatatatttgttattgtccaaatacttttggacctcactgtatatattcacAATGTATTGTTATTATTCCTTGTCCTACTCTGAATGTCATCCTAGAGGACTGAATGTGGCCCCTTGGGCGAAAATGGAAGATTCCTGATGAGTTCCCTAAGACAAATGTCACAGTCGACATTAGACTAATGTACATTCATCTACCACTCTGTTATTTTATGTTCATTCTCTCAGGTCCAATAAGAGGACATCCCCTGAAGAGATTTACAGAGATATTTAAAGAGATagatatgtttttttgttgtttttatctTTAGTAAAATATCTATATTTGTGGTATTTAAGCAGATAGTTTTTTGGAAAATCCATAATATAAGCACATTCCAAAGTAGTTCCTCAAGTGCAATATTTAGCAGCTGATGGttcttgtttgtttgtgttgttactGTGTTGGTTTGCGTCCTACGACCACTGAAAGATTTCCTTAATGTACAAGAGCACTTTTAGACAGAATGAGAAATCTTCTTCCCACATGCGTGCCAGGGTTTTCTGTTGTGTCCTTTTCGCCTTGAAATAAAGGTGCCTTAAAACTCCCAGCATTCATTTCCATAGTGAATAATGTATGTCAGACAGGTGCAGTTTCCATGAAGCAAACAGGTGTGTTGGCAGAGTTCTTATGCTAACCTCCCAAATCAGTCGTTTCCTTGGAGGAATGAGCGACACAGTAATTGTATTTTTCAGCACAGCGCTTGTTCTCGTCCTCCCTGCACTTATGAAAATGAAAGATCTTTTGAACCTTTCATATCTCTCAGGAAACCACTTATGTAATCTACTTGGCTCCATTAAGCTGTAGCTGCAGTGTGTCAAGGCTGCTTTAGAGATTCTATTTTAATATAAAATTAATGTcacaaaataaaatagaaatgttCTCTTTAGATGTAAATTTTTTGGGGACGTTTAAATGTCACTGACTCTTCTCATGTGGCAAACAATTACTTTTGCttatttttcagttctgcctgtGTCATTTCCTGCTGTACTAGGTTGGGGTGAGGTGTTTTGCTGGAAGTGGGATTTCGCTGTGTGTCAGAGTCACATCAGAGGATGCCAGGGATCATGAGCTTGTTAATGACTAAGCAATGGGCAGAGGGAGGAAATCATTGTGTGAGGTGCCAAAGCCAATACAAATAAACAATTTGCCCAAAATCTATAGGGCCAAACACTCCTGTACTCTCTTGAAAGAATACAACTTAAGGACTAGCTTGTTTGATTCATGCTTATTCTGTATTCATACGTTTTTTAGGAAGTCTCCCAATTTGACGTACCTATCTATTAAAACAAATTTTCCTCCGGTTCAATGTTTTGATGTTAGTAGTTTACATGATCATCTCAGAAATGTTTTCCTGAAGTTGGTAAAGGAGTCCTGAAGATCAGTTTGGATGGAATCCTCCATATGTCTTTTCAAGCATAATGTGTTATTATAGAGTATTATGAGTAAGAGATGTTCATCTCATTCTCAGTTAATGAACTACTTAGCAGTTTATGCCACACTTCCAAAGCTTCTGCTCCATGTTATGTTAACGTCTTGCTACATTTATCTTATTCTTGGACCTGGTTGGATCCTAAAGTGCCCATACTGAATGGCCTGTACAACGTACTTCCTGCTTCCTGTTCCCGGTGGTTCCGTGGCCTTGTCACCACCTCATCTGACTGGTCATTTATGCAACAGCCTTGTACACTTCATGAACCCACCCTTCTGATCTGAAGAGAATCACCTCTCACTAACCTCTTCATTTTggctcacagacacacagtggAACACACAGTGGAACACTTGTCACCCCAGTAGCTCCCAGTCCTGTGTCTCTGACCATTGGTAACCATGATGCAGGTTTGGATCCTCTCACTACTGCTGCCTCTCACACTGTCATTCTCTGGTCTACATGTTGATCCTAGCAAAATTCATGGTAAGAATCATTTTTTGTTTTGATTATTTTGATTATACTGCATGTGCCTCAAAGCTCAAAAATGTGCCTCAAAGCTCAACGATGTTGCCTTCTTTCACTAATCGAAATCAGTTCTCAAATATGCACTGTGCTTTTGGAGAATTATTTTGAACATCATTTTGAAGTGATTTTATTATCTTCATTAATGATTACTGATGAACATTGatataaaaatacattaaataatACAAGGCATGCAAATGCATTAAGTGATCATTTTTCACAAAATGATCTAAACGAAAAAGGAGGTTAAAATATTCTGACTTATTATTGGATTTTCAAATTGATTAACTTGACTAATTAGAAACAAGAACAGTGAAATATTGCTAATGTTTTAAAACCAGCATATATGCACAGAAACGAATCTTCAATTCCCTTATCACCAGCTTTCCCAGAGACACACATAGCTGGGGTGTTTCTGGTCAGCTACACAAAAGACCTCAACCAGTTCGCCTATGCCTTCAATGCCTCTGAGGCCAGGGAGGTGTGCTGGGCTCTGGGTGTAACCATGGCCTCCAATTCCCAGGTTGAGGAGGCTCAGAGACTGGGCTTGGAAACATGCAGGTAAAATGGCTTTTGCATTCGATTCTTCTTTGTATGCTAGTGATCCTTTTCATAATAGATAACCTCTGAGAATtaatgaatccattttaaatcggCTGTGTCTCTAGGTTTGGGTGGATTGATGAACATTTTGCAGTGATCCCTCGTATTGAGGCCAGTAAAACCTGTGGTCAAAACCAGACCGGTGTCATCAAATGGAGAGCCTCTGTCACCAAACTTTTTGATGTGTTCTGCTTCAACGCTTCAGGTACAGtaaaggatttaaaaaaaatcttcatcTCCATGCAGTCAATGGATCAAAGATAAAGTAGAGAAATATTATGGTATGGGGATTCATGGATACGTAAGCTAATTGCTCTGTGCCTTTTTGTTGACCCTAAACTCTGAGGTAATTGGAAGTCTTCCAGAAAGTCAAATCACGTACTTTCATTTCCTTTGTGAAACTAACAATTGTATGAACGTGAGAGGAAAAGGGAacatttgagtgtgaaaaacatcCTACATTAACTTCCTGAACTGTCCCTGGGGTGGTTTGACCAAGTTTTAGGAATTGAGTGAAATGAAAATATTTGGCAAACAGCCACTGTGATGTGGCTGGATATCAATGTATTCATTTAGTTGAATGTGAATAAAATTGCTAACCACATCCTTCTCCTTCAGGAGTGGCCTCCttcccctctgcctccctctctccagccatcATTCATCTTGTCCCCTCCACACAGTCCACACGGCCCACCTCTCATTCTcgctcctcccttctctctctcagtagtTTTTCTGATAACCcagaggaggtagaggtagaacTACCCCAGTCCATGAGCAGCGCAAAGTCTTCAATTGGAGGTTTGAGACACTAACTACCAGCATTGCTGTTGTCCATCAAACCACTCCTATGTTCTGTCATTACCATTGGGAGTGAAAGTGACAAGGCTAATTTTGTATGAGTAATCTCTTCCCTCTCCTGTGCTCTGTTGTTTTAGCGGTGCCAAAAGCATTACTTATCACCTCGGCCATCGTTCTTCTTCTGACTGCAATGGCCATTCTCTTGTACTTTAGAGCGTAAGTGTTTCTACAACTTTTTTTGTAAAAGGGAAAAAACTAGACATGTAAGATCCCTTGAATTGATAGCCATTATTTAGATCAAGGTAATTCATTAAGCACATTTACTATAACATATACCTGTTGACATGGTCATGCATACATTTGATTTATATCAGAGTGACTTTAGGGATGTAAGTTGATGCTGTGTTAACTGTGTTAAAAAAAGTCACATTTTATTTTTCCTCTTTAAAAAGGAACAATGGCCTCAAGACTATTCTCCCCTGCTGGGATTTGGAGCAGCAGAAAGAGTACAGTGAGACAGTGGAGTGTGCAGCACACACCTGTATGAAGGACACAACGGAAGCCCAGACTGAGGGTGAAGCTAAGGCTGAGCCTGAGGAGGATGTGTGCAAAGAGACAGCCAATGACATCAGTGTGAACATCAGTGATGAGACCAACACTGATTCAGCATCAGAGACAGAACCTTGATGCTTTAGATTATGTAAGACCAAAGATAAGGTCAGGCTGCTTTTTTAAAGTTATGTTCCTGCTTATGGAAGTTATGTTGTTTTGTAGTTTGTACAAAGTGCGCATTGATGTTATTCAAATGCATTTATTTATAGCATGGGATGTCTTTCCAATTTTGCTTTAAAAAGTTACTTTATGTCTCCTTGTTGTTTTGTGGCGTTCATATTCAAAATAGATTGTTCTAGAGATCATCCTATATTTTAACCGCTAGATGgcgatgtcatcaaggcaattaTTGCTGCAACGTGGATGAGTTGAGTTGAGGCTAGGACTAGTATAGTAGCTGAATTGAAAATGGGTTCATATTTTCTGCTATACAGATAATTAATTTGATGACTTCAGATAAAGTTAGTCAGTATGCCATGGCCACTGCTAACTACTGCATGTTACATCATGTGTTTTAACTAATGCCAATCTTGAACTGATGCAATAAATTCAAACTTTTTGTATCCCTGCCTTGCAGTTACTTCTTAGCCGTTTTGGAAATGTGGCAGGCTACTGCCATGATATTTGCGCTTCATAGTATTCATGTTCTAATAAACAATGTATTCCATCATCTCACAGTTTTAAATTGCtgcatgacaaaaaaaaaacggAATAATCCATGTTTAAATATCTTTATTGATAACAAAAGTAACATAATTAAAAACAGGCTATTTTACAGCATTCTGTCAACCATTAACAAGCAAGAGGTGAGAGAGCAGTATAACATCTTTGGCCACTTGTATCTCAGTGCGACTAGAGGTGAAGATATGCTTTCACATTTTTCTCTCTTGTCCAAACTCCCAACATTCAATTGGCTCATAGTTGCTTTCCAAAGTTATAGGTACAGTACATTCAAATTAAATATTGCATACTCTGACCAATAGAAACGCCTGTTTTCATTCAAATTGAAAGAAAACATTCACACAAATATTTCAAGCAAATATCATACAGTGCATACAAGTACAATGTTTTGCACCTACAGTGTCCTCAACTGACTTCAGTGTCCTCCTTGGAACCTACTGCATGACATCCtgtaaaaaacaagcacacatggAAAGGGACAGTGGAAACGTACCATTCGTCACAGCTATAGCAGTGTTCCAGCTCCAGAGATAAACACTCTGTCAGGTTCTGTCAACAGCTGGGACCGCCCATCACTAAGGCATGATACAGTGAGTGTTAGACATCAAAATAGAAGTGGACAGTGTTTTTTCTCCCAGACATTGCACTTGAAACCCAAATATTTTGTAACATTACTGAACTGTGAGCAAGTGCTCTGCAGAGTGAGCCAGCCCTAGTGCAGATGATGTTGCTGCACTGTAGAAGGAAACCCTTGTACTGTGGACATACATAATTTAGACACTAAGATGTAGTTGGCTCCTACTGCTACCTCTCCAAACTATTTTTATActgttaaagacatgctccggaactttggcGATTAATAAGTATTtattaaacctcccgctttggatttgtcaatgtgtagttcatacatgcatgaTCTATTAGCAggattactgtcttacctcaattatcCACGAAATgcctagtttgaaagcaactgcttttctggaagctgtgcttgGCCTACATATTCCTCCATGTGGGCCAGCCACTTAGGCATATATCTGCACTTAGTACACATttttcggggaccacttttgcCACTTGagcactactttcagaactactagCACACATGCAGCCAGAGAAATAAGAGACACACTTATTCATTAAAATCATTGGGTTTTTTCTCCCGTGAATGCAAGAGATATCGTTGTGATGGTTGAGAGCTTACATGCATGGATTGAGCTAAATCCCATGTTATTGTGGTCACTCTGGTTGTGTGCCAATGGCCGCTTCAGTTTTCACTGCATCCACTAGGAAGCTGAGCTCATTGCACAGGGTTTCGTGGCGGTAGGCCATACGGATCTGAGCCACATTGGTCCGCCGAATGTCGTTCCCCTCAGGTCCATCCTTCAAGTAGTTGGCCCCAATAAAGTGCTTCTTCTCCTGTGCAAAATGAGTCATACAGTATTACCAGAGATTGTGTATCATATAAGCTCCTTAGGTATAACCACTCCAATAGATGGGGGACAGGGGAAGAATATTTTAATGTTATTTTGCATTCATGCTATTATACACTCTTAtaaaaaggtgttatctagaacgTAAAAGTTCATTGGCTGtcgccataggagaaccctttgaagtaccctttttggttcctggtagaacacttttgggtttcatgtagaatcctttccacagagggtttctacctagaaccaaaagggttctacctggaacaaagaGGGTTCTCCTGTTGGGACagcgaagaacccttttggaacccttttattCTAAGAGGGTAGATTTCAGTGCCCAGGGCTCTACCTGGTGAGACAGGCCACTCTGCAGCACACTGTTCCTGGCAATCTCACACACATCACAGGTGCTGAGCTTCCACAGCTGGGCCGCAATGGCATACTCCTCCATCAGTGCCTCCTACAGACAGGACACACTGTCATCAAGTACTGTCCTACAAAACAGCTATGGAACTCAGCTGGAGCTGATTTGAGCTACTATTTTCTCCAACAGTTTACCTTGGTATAGTGGAACTGCATAGGATCATCTGTTGATAGAGACACGCATAACCCCTTGTGTAGGAACTCCCTGAGAGGGTTTTTGGAATATTCCAGGAACAAGCTGTTATTGCTCAGAGGAGACATGGCAATGGGCACCTGGGCCAGGTAGTACAGGTACTGTAGGACAGGGCTCTgttgcagagagagacagacacactcagtacatacacacagactcacacatacCTCGCTGTCACCTGCTCATCATACAAGGTCTCTGCTTACTGTTCAGCAGACACGGTGGATGTTAAAATGTGTCAAAAGTTGATAACTAGCTCCTGTCCCTGTGGCTGGCTCGGTTATTTTCAGTGGCTGTATTTGCATGGAGCAGGCCTGGTAGACAGGGCCTTTCTTTGTCTGTGTGCTGGTTAGGCCCACAGATAGACAGGAAAATGAAGCAAACAGTGAGGCCTGAAGGGCTGAACACTGTTACTGCATTACAATGACTAGCATTTATACAGCGTGCTTTCATGTGAGAATATTAGATAGCTTTGCATTTCTTTAGGGTCATCTCATGACATTCACTATTCATGTGAGTAGCACCTACTGTATCACATGGGAGATCAGCATGAGTGCTGCATTCAAACATGCAGGGGAGTTGAGCAATTACAGTATATTTGATGGCAAATAAGTGTGTGTAGGCTAGAGTGTGTTGAGGACAGACGATGCAGGATTCAGTATGGTAGTAGAGGACCTTCTTGAGGTTGAGGCCGTGGGCGATGTTGTCAGCGGTGAGGAAAGCAGAGACCAGGTGGGTGATGGATCCAGCCTCCCCGCAGTGTGGACGGAACTGGAAGGTGCTTAAGCCTCGCTCTCTGGAAGAGACCCAGGGAAATATTCAGTGGTCATATTCACACACAGAGCTACACAAGTGTATTATGTAGGCCTGCAGTAGCATCTTCAGTGACTTTGGAGGAGCTCCTTGACCATATGTACCAGTAATTCAAGTCTGTCAGAGACGGTAATTCTACTCCTTTGTATTATCATAGGGAATTTATTTATAGATGCCTTGGTGCACTACACTGTGCAGTAATGTAGCATGACTGTAATCAGACACCTGCTCTGCTCCCCTTGGTTGCCCTCAGGACATTCTGAAGGGTCTTACTGGAAATTCAATGAATAATAGCAACTGAACAGTGGGTGTAACACCTCCATTTTCCCCTCAGCAGCATCAGTAGAAGGACAGTTGGAACTCTGTTTCTCTTGAAAGAGATATCATGGTTTGGGTCCGTTACCAGAGGCCTGAGAGGGGCAGATAGCAACAGGTACTTACTTCCTCAGGTTGTTGAGCACCATGATGTTGGCGTACATGTGGAAGAGGTAGTAGCTGTAGGGAGGGTTTTCATCTGCTGTCCACTGCTCAGGCTTGGGGCTCTTGTAGGAGAACATGTGGTCACTGTGCTTGGACTCATCATCCACACTGTCAAAGCCTGTCACCTGCACAGGAAGAATAGGGGTTGAATGGTGAATGGTTGACACTATCAGGATAGTTTTTGCAGGAAACTCAAAATGAATTATACTCACATATTTGAGAAATACATGTAGCTCTTTATGCTTCTGTGGATTGACTGTAGCCTCAAACAGAGGAAGGAATATGTTCTCCAACATCTTGGCAAAGTTAGTGATCAACTTCTTTGACTTGAAAATATCACTGAAAGAAGTGAAACATTTTTAAGCATGACAAACATCTCACAAAAAGAGTACTATCTTTCATAGTAGCCATGTTACATTCTTCCTCCAGTTGAAAGTTAAATGTAACTCTTTGCCTTCAGCTGTCACTCAGGCAGCAGCACTCACTAGATCCTGGGGACTTGGATGATCCACTGCATGTTGGTAGAGTGCACTTTGTGCTGGATGAACCACTTGGAGAGGCTGTCCCATTCGTCTGCAGAGCGTCCGTAGATGGACAGACGAGGCTCAGCATGCTGGTACTTACTCTCCTCTAGGTCATGGGACACTTCCTGTCGAGGGCAAGACGTGGTAGAAAGATCAAATAAATGAGAAGTTCTCTCATCTCCAAACACCATTATTCTGGGTCTCTGTCACCTCCCATCCATCAGAGTAACACATGTGCAAATGTGTTGCTGCACATGTTGTTGTTGCATGATAATGATAGCTTATGCAACATAACATGTGTTATCAATTTGAGAGAATCAGGATGTTTTCTGTATGAATGAACTATACCTTGATAATGCGTGCAAAGTACTCTCCATCTATGAGGTTGTCTGTTTTCAGGTAGATTTCTCGGAGTTCACTGGCCCCCACTGGGTTGTACTTGGAGTTGAACTTATCGAATCTGTGAAAGGTTTGTCTGCCCTGTggggtgagacacacacagagatctaATATTAGCTTATGGATGGTGCTAACAGATCTCCAAAACGAACACGTGTCTCTAGCTATAGATAACTATAGATAACTGAACAGCTATGGTTACACAATAAATATGTGTTATAGGGCATAACAGCTGTTCCTGTACAGTATGGATGATATACTcttacaaaaaaaacacagtATTAACACATTTTCTGTTTTCAGACGTGAAaccatattttcacatgtattCAATTAAGAGTTAACACCACCGTCTAACGTGTGAGGAGagaaacatgttttcacctcacatggtgagggggtggcaggtagccttgaggttagagcgttgggccagtaaccaaaaggttgctggattgaatcccagagctgacaagataaaaatctgtca
This region of Salmo trutta chromosome 29, fSalTru1.1, whole genome shotgun sequence genomic DNA includes:
- the LOC115167300 gene encoding AMP deaminase 3-like isoform X2; protein product: MAVNRPEDMPRQFPKITLSEVDEETRLLAEKVYASALKEEDTKDALSMFTVPEDCPIGLHQAKERELLKELAEQHSEESAKRKKSFKMIRSQSASLQVLQIPVTAEWARSVVTPFLSPSSTCSSLPENCPEYQRVTISGDYCAGITVEDYEQAAKTLMKALFIREKYSRLAYHRFPRTVAQFLRSAENQTWKEEDEVLPDVCPCPREGEDPYSIENIPDNLSYELQTKDGIVYVYENAEALSQNRPRSLPYPDLETFAIDLSHVLAMIVDGPTKTYCHRRLNFLGSKFYLHEMLNEMAELKELKGVPHRDFYNVRKVDTHIHAAACMSQKHLLNFIQTTYKTEADRVVLEKGGRKLTLREVFEHLNMDPYDLTVDSLDVHAGRQTFHRFDKFNSKYNPVGASELREIYLKTDNLIDGEYFARIIKEVSHDLEESKYQHAEPRLSIYGRSADEWDSLSKWFIQHKVHSTNMQWIIQVPRIYDIFKSKKLITNFAKMLENIFLPLFEATVNPQKHKELHVFLKYVTGFDSVDDESKHSDHMFSYKSPKPEQWTADENPPYSYYLFHMYANIMVLNNLRKERGLSTFQFRPHCGEAGSITHLVSAFLTADNIAHGLNLKKSPVLQYLYYLAQVPIAMSPLSNNSLFLEYSKNPLREFLHKGLCVSLSTDDPMQFHYTKEALMEEYAIAAQLWKLSTCDVCEIARNSVLQSGLSHQEKKHFIGANYLKDGPEGNDIRRTNVAQIRMAYRHETLCNELSFLVDAVKTEAAIGTQPE
- the LOC115167300 gene encoding AMP deaminase 3-like isoform X3, producing the protein MPRQFPKITLSEVDEETRLLAEKVYASALKEEDTKDALSMFTVPEDCPIGLHQAKERELLKELAEQHSEESAKRKKSFKMIRSQSASLQVLQIPVTAEWARSVVTPFLSPSSTCSSLPENCPEYQRVTISGDYCAGITVEDYEQAAKTLMKALFIREKYSRLAYHRFPRTVAQFLRSAENQTWKEEDEVLPDVCPCPREGEDPYSIENIPDNLSYELQTKDGIVYVYENAEALSQNRPRSLPYPDLETFAIDLSHVLAMIVDGPTKTYCHRRLNFLGSKFYLHEMLNEMAELKELKGVPHRDFYNVRKVDTHIHAAACMSQKHLLNFIQTTYKTEADRVVLEKGGRKLTLREVFEHLNMDPYDLTVDSLDVHAGRQTFHRFDKFNSKYNPVGASELREIYLKTDNLIDGEYFARIIKEVSHDLEESKYQHAEPRLSIYGRSADEWDSLSKWFIQHKVHSTNMQWIIQVPRIYDIFKSKKLITNFAKMLENIFLPLFEATVNPQKHKELHVFLKYVTGFDSVDDESKHSDHMFSYKSPKPEQWTADENPPYSYYLFHMYANIMVLNNLRKERGLSTFQFRPHCGEAGSITHLVSAFLTADNIAHGLNLKKSPVLQYLYYLAQVPIAMSPLSNNSLFLEYSKNPLREFLHKGLCVSLSTDDPMQFHYTKEALMEEYAIAAQLWKLSTCDVCEIARNSVLQSGLSHQEKKHFIGANYLKDGPEGNDIRRTNVAQIRMAYRHETLCNELSFLVDAVKTEAAIGTQPE
- the LOC115167299 gene encoding lymphatic vessel endothelial hyaluronic acid receptor 1, which codes for MMQVWILSLLLPLTLSFSGLHVDPSKIHAFPETHIAGVFLVSYTKDLNQFAYAFNASEAREVCWALGVTMASNSQVEEAQRLGLETCRFGWIDEHFAVIPRIEASKTCGQNQTGVIKWRASVTKLFDVFCFNASGVASFPSASLSPAIIHLVPSTQSTRPTSHSRSSLLSLSSFSDNPEEVEVELPQSMSSAKSSIGAVPKALLITSAIVLLLTAMAILLYFRANNGLKTILPCWDLEQQKEYSETVECAAHTCMKDTTEAQTEGEAKAEPEEDVCKETANDISVNISDETNTDSASETEP